From the Bradyrhizobium ontarionense genome, the window AATCCTTGCGCAAGGGCCGCACCGCGGACTCGGCGACCGCCGAGAACGCCTATGACGCGCTGAAGAAATATGCCCGCGACCTGACCCAGGCGGCGCGCGACGGCAAGCTCGACCCGGTGATCGGCCGCGACGAGGAAATTCGCCGCACCATCCAGGTGCTGTCGCGCCGGACCAAAAACAATCCCGTGCTGATCGGCGAACCCGGTGTCGGCAAGACCGCGATCGTCGAGGGGCTGGCGCTGCGCATCGTCAATGGCGACGTGCCGGAGAGCCTCAAGGACAAGCGGCTGCTGTCGCTCGATCTGGGCGCACTGATCGCCGGCGCGAAATATCGCGGTGAGTTCGAGGAGCGGCTGAAGGCGGTGCTGCAGGAGGTGATCTCGGCCGAGGGCGGCATCGTGCTGTTCATCGACGAGATGCACACCTTGATCGGCGCCGGCAAGGCCGACGGCGCGATGGATGCGTCGAACCTGCTGAAGCCCGCGCTGGCGCGCGGCGAGCTGCACTGCATCGGCGCGACCACGCTCGACGAGTATCAGAAGCATGTCGAGAAGGACGCGGCCTTGGCGCGGCGGTTCCAGCCGGTCTACGTCACCGAGCCGACGGTCGAGGACACCATCTCGATCCTGCGCGGCTTGAAGGACAAATACGAACAGCATCACGGCGTGCGCATCACCGATTCCGCGCTGGTGGCATCGGCGACGCTGTCGAACCGCTACATCACCGACCGCTTCCTGCCCGACAAGGCGATCGACCTGATGGACGAGGCGGCCGCGCGGCTGAAGATGCAGGTCGACTCCAAGCCCGAGGAGCTGGATTCGCTCGACCGCGAGATCATCCGGCTCAAGATCGAGCAGGAGGCGCTCAAGAAGGAAAGCGACCTCGGCTCCAAGACCCGTCTGCAGGCGCTGGAGAAGGAGCTCGCCGACCTCGAGGAGAAGTCCTCGGTGCTCACGTCGAAGTGGAGCGCAGAGAAAGACAAGCTGTCGAACGCGCAGAAGCTGAAGAGCGAGCTCGACGCCCTGCGTATCGAGCTCGCCAACGCGCAGCGCCGCGGCGAGTACCAGAAGGCGGGCGAGCTGGCCTATGGCCGGATCCCCGAGCTCGAGAAGCGGCTCGCGGACATCGAGGCCAAGGAAAACTCCGGTGAGATGATGGAGGAGGCGGTCACCGCCAACCACATCGCGCAGGTGGTGTCGCGCTGGACCGGCGTGCCGGTCGACAAGATGCTGGAGGGCGAGAAGGACAAGCTGCTGCGCATGGAGGATAGCCTCGGCAGGCGCGTCGTCGGCCAGTTCGAGGCCGTGCATGCGGTTGCGACCGCCGTGCGGCGCTCGCGCGCCGGCCTGCAGGACCCGCACCGGCCGATGGGCTCGTTCATGTTCCTAGGGCCGACCGGCGTCGGCAAGACCGAGCTCACCAAGGCGCTCGCCGAATACCTATTCAACGACGAGACCGCGATGGTCCGCCTCGACATGTCCGAGTACATGGAGAAGCACTCGGTGTCGCGGCTGATCGGCGCGCCTCCCGGCTATGTCGGCTATGACGAGGGCGGGGCGCTGACCGAAGCCGTGCGGCGCCGGCCCTATCAGGTCGTGCTGTTCGACGAGATCGAGAAGGCACATCCGGATGTCTTCAACGTGCTGCTGCAGGTGCTCGACGACGGCCGCCTGACCGACGGCCAGGGCCGTACCGTCGATTTCCGCAACACGCTGATCATCATGACCTCGAACCTCGGCTCCGAGTTCCTGGTCAATCAGCCGGAAGGCGAGGACACCTCGGAGGTGCGCGATCTGGTGATGGGCACGGTGCGGAGCCATTTCCGGCCCGAGTTCCTCAACCGCGTCGACGAGATCATCCTGTTCCACCGGCTGCAGAAGAGCGAGATGGGCCGGATCGTCGAGATCCAGTTCGCTCGCCTCCAGAAGCTGCTGGAGGATCGTAAGATCACGCTGTCGCTCGATGGCGATGCGCGCGACTGGCTCGCCGCCAAGGGCTGGGATCCCGCCTATGGCGCCCGGCCTTTGAAGCGGGTGATCCAGCGCAGCGTGCAGGATCCTCTCGCCGAGATGATCCTCGCCGGCGACGTCAAGGACGGCGACAAGGTCGCGATTTCAGCGGAAGGCAATGTGCTGACCTTCAACGGCAAGGCGCATCGCACCGCTGAGATCGCGACGTTCGAGGCGCCGATCCCGAAGCGCAAGCTGAACTGAGCAAGCTGAGCTGAGAGCGGCGCTGCCGCCGATCACATCAGGTGCGGCCCTCGCCGAGTTGATCGGCGGGGGCCGTTGCCGTTCGAAGGAATGGCGCGGATTGAATGTGCGGAATCAGCGATTTGCGGACTGGACCTGGATCGGTCCGGCGTCCGACACGCGGGGGGCGCCGTTGCCGCGGCCGACCATCATCTGATCGACGCGATCGCGCTCCTTCTCGAAGCTGGCCATGATCTGGCCTTCGAGCGAGCGGCCGCGCGGCAGCTTCACGCGCAGGGGATCGACGAAGCGGCCGTTGACCAGGATTTCGTAGTGCACGTGCGGTCCGGTGGACTGGCCGGTCGAGCCGACGAAGCCGATCACCTGGCCCTGGCGAACCCGCTTGCCGGGCTCCATGCCCTTGGCGAACGCCGACATGTGGCCGTAGGCGGTCTCGTAGCCATTGTTGTGCTTGATGCGGATATATTTGCCGTAGCCGCCTTCCGGGCCGACCTTCTCCAACACGCCATTGCCGGAGGCAAAGATCGGGGTGCCATAGGCGGTGGCCCAGTCGACGCCGGTGTGCATCTTCACAAAGCCGAGGATCGGATGGCGGCGGCCGCCGAAGCCGGAGCGCATGATCGCGTTGCTGACCGGCTTGCGGACCAGGAACTTCTTCGCGCTCTTGCCGGTCTCGTCATAATAGTCGACGACGCTGTCGTCCGGGGTCAGGAAGCGATAGTATTTCTTGGTCTCGCCGCCGACCGTGAGTGAGGCGAACAGCACCTCGCTCTTGTCGTTGGTGCCGGGCTTTTCATCGTCGTCGCCGGCATAGAACACGTCGAAGGAATCGCCGGGCTGCACCTTGCGCTGGAAGTCGACGTCGTAGGAGTAGATCCGGATCATGTCCTCGATGACGGGCGTCGGCACCTTGTTGCGCATCGCCGTCTCGTAGATGCTCTGATAGAGGCGAACGCCGCTGCCGTCGTCCTCTTCGTCATTGGTGTTGTCGGCCGTCTCGGTCACCGTGTTCATGCTCTGGGCGTCGACCGCGACGTATTTTCCAAGGTCCGACAGTGCGGCGACCGCTTCGATCATGGTGTCGTTGGCGACGATGACCCGGAACGGCTGCAGCCGGGCGCCGGGGGCAGGGCTGGAGGGCCCCATCAGGATGCGCAGCTTCTCGCCTTCCTTGAGACCGCCGTCGCGGCCGCGGGGGCCGAGCTGGGCTGCGATCGCCCTGGCCTCGTCGGGCGTGGCGCCCTGGTCGCGCAGGATCGAGGCGACGGTGTCGCCCTTCTTGACCAGATGGACGCGTTCACCGAGCGGGTTGCCCCCGGTGATCTGGTCCTTGGTCTTGGGCAGCAGGGTCACGTTCTCAGGCACCACACGGGTTTCGAAACCGGCGTAGGGATCGGGTGAGCTGCCGTCATTGGCGTAGGAGAGCTTGAGGTCGCCCTGGGCGCCGGCCGCGTCGGCCGCGGCATTGGCGAGCGAGGCGTAGCGGACGCCGCCATTGTTGCCACGCCAGTTGGCTGCATCCCGGACCCGCATCACGATTTCGTCCAGCGCCACCGAGGCTGCGATCTTGGCCTTGGGCAGCACGGTCGCGAGGTCCTTGGTCACGAAGGAGACTTCGGCGTCGGGCTCGACGGCCTCGGGATTGTTCGGATCCTCTCCCGGTCCCGCCTTGTCATTGTCGGTGTCGCTGAGCAGCCGCTGGGCATTGAACGCCGGAATCTTGGCGGAGAGGTCGCTCGTGGTCATCGAAAGGTTGCCCGAGATCCGCACATAGGGGCGAACCCGGATCAGCTCGCGCGATCCGGCGCGGGTCACGGTCGAGACGCGAACGACGTTGCGGGCGGCGGTGGCTTCGCTGGGCGGCGGCAGCCGATCGCTCTTGCGCAAGGTGGCCACCCGGTCATTGGCACCGAATGCGCCGCGCAGCGCGCTTTCCACCCGCTCGGGCATGCGCGCAAACGTCAGCTCGCCGTCGAGTGAAGCGAAAACGGCGCCGCCGATCAGGGCCGCGCCGCACAAGCCGGTCAGGATCGTTCCAGAGAACCATTGGACGGAGACGCGGCGGCGATCGATCACCGCGGCTTCGGAGCCGTCGACGGACAGCGGTGGCTCATGACCGAGATCGATCATGCCGACCTCGCGTCCATAACCCCCGCGTGGCGTCCGTTGGTTCAACCTGCGTCCCCCAAGTTCAAAGTCAGCACCGAGGTCCCTCAGCTGCCGTGCGGCTTACCGTTTACGACAAACGGCTCGGAATGATGGCGCGCATCTGACGGTTCGATAGCCCGGGCCTCAAAGCCCGAATCCGCGCCCCGCTGTTCTTCTTTTAGGATCTCTCGATTTTGTCTCGGCTGTCTTGATCAGGCGAAGGGCTCGCCACTTCCTTGATATGGATCACCCACGGATCGGTTGGCGGTCCCCGCTGGAGCCAAATCGATTCTGGTCGATGCTTAACAAATCGTCGCAGGATTGTGGCCCAAGTGGGGCGTGAAGTCCGCAAGAAATCGGGCTTCCCATGGCGCCGGGAAAAAAATGATTCGATGCGACGATTTGTTGACATTGGTCGTTGACACCCCGATCGGACCCCCCTATAAGCACGATCACTGAACGCGGCGCCGCTTCGGGACACACCGGGGCGAGCATACGCGTCAATGTTGCTCCTCACTTTTGCTGAGTGGTGCACAACCGGTAAAACCCGGTTGATCATCGCCGTCGAAAAAGGTTGAGCGACCCCCTCTCAAAGAGGGTGGGGCTGACGTCCCGGGCTGTTTGACAAGTGAAGATGAAGAAAGAGAAACGTGGACGGCGGAGTCCTTGCGGGTCTCGGGATTGAGAGCTTCGGCTTTTGATTTCGGGATCGGACGAGAAGACTTCGGCGGACAATGTTTCAAAGGTAACACCATGGTTTTCGCGCTGTGAAGCGTGGAGATCGATTGGTGGGACCTCGTCAAACGTTGTGATCAGCCGGTTCAAGACTTCAAGTTCAACTTGAGAGTTTGATCCTGGCTCAGAGCGAACGCTGGCGGCAGGCTTAACACATGCAAGTCGAGCGGGCGTAGCAATACGTCAGCGGCAGACGGGTGAGTAACGCGTGGGAACGTACCTTTTGGTTCGGAACAACACAGGGAAACTTGTGCTAATACCGGATAAGCCCTTACGGGGAAAGATTTATCGCCGAAAGATCGGCCCGCGTCTGATTAGCTAGTTGGTGGGGTAATGGCCCACCAAGGCGACGATCAGTAGCTGGTCTGAGAGGATGATCAGCCACATTGGGACTGAGACACGGCCCAAACTCCTACGGGAGGCAGCAGTGGGGAATATTGGACAATGGGGGCAACCCTGATCCAGCCATGCCGCGTGAGTGATGAAGGCCCTAGGGTTGTAAAGCTCTTTTGTGCGGGAAGATAATGACGGTACCGCAAGAATAAGCCCCGGCTAACTTCGTGCCAGCAGCCGCGGTAATACGAAGGGGGCTAGCGTTGCTCGGAATCACTGGGCGTAAAGGGTGCGTAGGCGGGTCTTTAAGTCAGGGGTGAAATCCTGGAGCTCAACTCCAGAACTGCCTTTGATACTGAAGATCTTGAGTTCGGGAGAGGTGAGTGGAACTGCGAGTGTAGAGGTGAAATTCGTAGATATTCGCAAGAACACCAGTGGCGAAGGCGGCTCACTGGCCCGATACTGACGCTGAGGCACGAAAGCGTGGGGAGCAAACAGGATTAGATACCCTGGTAGTCCACGCCGTAAACGATGAATGCCAGCCGTTGGTGGGTTTACTCACCAGTGGCGCAGCTAACGCTTTAAGCATTCCGCCTGGGGAGTACGGTCGCAAGATTAAAACTCAAAGGAATTGACGGGGGCCCGCACAAGCGGTGGAGCATGTGGTTTAATTCGACGCAACGCGCAGAACCTTACCAGCCCTTGACATGTCCAGGACCGGTCGCAGAGATGTGACCTTCTCTTCGGAGCCTGGAGCACAGGTGCTGCATGGCTGTCGTCAGCTCGTGTCGTGAGATGTTGGGTTAAGTCCCGCAACGAGCGCAACCCCCGTCCTTAGTTGCTACCATTTAGTTGAGCACTCTAAGGAGACTGCCGGTGATAAGCCGCGAGGAAGGTGGGGATGACGTCAAGTCCTCATGGCCCTTACGGGCTGGGCTACACACGTGCTACAATGGCGGTGACAGTGGGAAGCTAAGGGGCAACCCTTCGCAAATCTCAAAAAGCCGTCTCAGTTCGGATTGGGCTCTGCAACTCGAGCCCATGAAGTTGGAATCGCTAGTAATCGTGGATCAGCACGCCACGGTGAATACGTTCCCGGGCCTTGTACACACCGCCCGTCACACCATGGGAGTTGGCTTTACCTGAAGGCGGTGCGCTAACCAGCAATGGAGGCAGCCGACCACGGTAGGGTCAGCGACTGGGGTGAAGTCGTAACAAGGTAGCCGTAGGGGAACCTGCGGCTGGATCACCTCCTTTCTAAGGATGGCTCTTCAGCAAGCTTCGATCTTCGGATCGTCTGCTTCTATCGAGCTGTTTTAGAAACATCAGGGGCCACCGAGATCGCCAGATCTTGGATGAGCTCCATTGGCGGGATTTCGCCGTCTTCGTTTCTCTTTCTTCGCGGACGAACACGCTGCCTGGGGCTGCGCTGCATCGGCCTTCACGGGCAGGGTGGCAACGCGCTTCAAGCGGTACGGGCTTGTAGCTCAGTTGGTTAGAGCGCGCGCTTGATAAGCGTGAGGTCGGAAGTTCAAGTCTTCCCAGGCCCACCAGCCTTCGCGCCTAGCGGCGCTTCGGCTCGGCAAGCCAATCGTCTCGACGATCGCGCTGCTTTGCATTCGTCTTTCCGGTTATGGGGCCTTAGCTCAGCTGGGAGAGCGCGTGCTTTGCAAGCATGAGGTCGTCGGTTCGATCCCGACAGGCTCCACCAGCCTTCGCGCCTGCGGCGCTTCGGCTCGGCAAGCCAGCCGATCGAGCCCGGCTAGTTCGACTGAATGCAGTCGATGATGCGCGAAGGCTGCCGCGCCGAAGCCCGATAGGGCGTAGGCGGGCTGTGCCTCTGGGCTGGCTGTGACCGACAAACAATTCGTCCGCGAGACAACACTTCGCATCTTCTGGTCCTCACCGGGACTACAGAAGACTGCGTGTTATCTGACATCGTGAAGAGGAGATCGATCCGAGTAGGGTCGTGCAATGAAGTGCCACCGCGCAAGCGGTCCGCGTTTCGACTTTGCACTGACGCCTTCACTATCTCCGGGTCATTTCGGCGCAGGCTGGAAGCTGTGAAGCATCCCGTCTGTTGTAAATGACTCTGTTAGCTGCGCTTGACCGCACGGCTATCGGTTCGATCTTAAGAAGCAAGCTGGTCTTTCTAATCATTGTCCGCGCTGCTCTACGCCTTGTCCTTCGGGGCGGGTGGGAGCGGTGAACATTCTGCCGAGTGTGTGGACATTGATAATGAGAGCAATCAAGTGCCTTAAGGGTGTTCGGTGGATGCCTTGGCGCTGAGAGGCGATGAAGGACGTGCTACGCTGCGATAAGCCGTGGGGAGCTGCGAAGAAGCTTTGATCCGCGGATTTCCGAATGGGGAAACCCACCTTCGATAGCCGGAACTCCAAGACCTCGTGTGAACTGACTTCGGTCGGAGACGCGATGTTTTGGTGTTTTAAGCAGAGATGCTTGGAAGCCAGATCGAGGCACGTAAGTGCTGAGGTTTTGGATTTCCGGTTATCAAGAGAAGGTATGAGACTTCTGAATACATAGGAGGTTTCAAGCGAACCCAGGGAACTGAAACATCTAAGTACCTGGAGGAAAGGACATCAACCGAGACTCCGCTAGTAGTGGCGAGCGAACGCGGACCAGGCCAGTCATGAATGCAAGCCAACCAGAACCTGTCAGGAAAGCAGGGCCTCAGAGGGTGATAGCCCCGTATGGGTAATGCAAGCATTCATGCTCGAGTAAGGCGGGACACGAGCAATCCTGTCTGAACATGGGGGGACCACCCTCCAAGCCTAAGTACTCCTCAGCGACCGATAGTGAACCAGTACCGTGAGGGAAAGGTGAAAAGCACCCCGACGAGGGGAGTGAAATAGACCTGAAACCGGACACCTACAAACAGACGGAGCCCAAGATGCGTTCTGGGTGACGTCGTACCTTTTGTATTATGGGCCAGCGACTTAATTTAACGAGCAAGCTTAAGCCGATAGGCGTAGGCGTAGCGAAAGCGAGTCTGAATAGGGCGTCAAGTTCGTTGTATTAGACCCGAAACCTAGTGATCTAGCCATGAGCAGGTTGAAGGTGAGGTAACACTCACTGGAGGACCGAACGGGTGCCTGTTGAAAAAGGCTCCGATGACTTGTGGTTAGGGGTGAAAGGCCAATCAAACTGGGAAATAGCTGGTTCTCCGCGAAAGATATTTAGGTATCGCCTCGGACGAATACCTCAGGGGGTAGAGCACTGGATGGGCTAGGGGGACTTACCGTCTTACCAAACCCAACCAAACTCCGAATACCTGAGAGTACTATCCGGGAGTCACACGGCGGGTGCTAACGTCCGTCGTGGAGAGGGAAACAACCCTGACCTACAGCTAAGGCCCCCAATTCGTGGCTAAGTGGGAAAGGATGTGGAAATCCCAAAACAACCAGGAGGTTGGCTTAGAAGCAGCCATCCTTTAAAGAAAGCGTAACAGCTCACTGGTCTAAATAAGGGTTTCTGCGCCGAAGATGTAACGGGGCTCAAGCCACGAGCCGAAGCTTAGGGTGCATCCTTCATTGGATGCGCGGTAGCGGAGCGTTCTGTAAGCCTGCGAAGGGCGACCCGTGAGGGCGCCTGGAGGTATCAGAAGTGCGAATGCTGGCATGAGTAACGACAAACACTGTGAAAGACAGTGTCGCCGAAAGTCCAAGGGTTCCTGCGTAAAGTTAATCTTCGCAGGGTTAGCCGGTCCCTAAGGCGAGGCCGAAAGGCGTAGTCGATGGGAATGCAGTGAATATTCTGCAGCCAGTGGATGGTGACGAATCCCGTGTGTTGTCCGACCTTACTGGATTGGTTGGGCTTCGAAGGGGTTCCAGGAAATAGCCTCCACATTAGACCGTACCCGAAACCGACACAGGTGGACTGGTAGAGTATACCAAGGCGCTTGAGAGAACTATGTTGAAGGAACTCGGCAATTTACCTCCGTAACTTCGGGATAAGGGGGCCCATTGCGTGCGCAAGCACGTCGTGGGGGCACA encodes:
- the clpB gene encoding ATP-dependent chaperone ClpB — translated: MNIDKYTERARGFIQSAQSLAVRDGHQQFSPLHLLKVLLDDGEGLAGGLIDRAGGNSRAILKATEDALNKLPKVSGSGAGQVYLSPELARAFDAAEKAAEKAGDSFVTVERLLLGLTLEKNSEAGSILTKGGVSPQNLNAAIESLRKGRTADSATAENAYDALKKYARDLTQAARDGKLDPVIGRDEEIRRTIQVLSRRTKNNPVLIGEPGVGKTAIVEGLALRIVNGDVPESLKDKRLLSLDLGALIAGAKYRGEFEERLKAVLQEVISAEGGIVLFIDEMHTLIGAGKADGAMDASNLLKPALARGELHCIGATTLDEYQKHVEKDAALARRFQPVYVTEPTVEDTISILRGLKDKYEQHHGVRITDSALVASATLSNRYITDRFLPDKAIDLMDEAAARLKMQVDSKPEELDSLDREIIRLKIEQEALKKESDLGSKTRLQALEKELADLEEKSSVLTSKWSAEKDKLSNAQKLKSELDALRIELANAQRRGEYQKAGELAYGRIPELEKRLADIEAKENSGEMMEEAVTANHIAQVVSRWTGVPVDKMLEGEKDKLLRMEDSLGRRVVGQFEAVHAVATAVRRSRAGLQDPHRPMGSFMFLGPTGVGKTELTKALAEYLFNDETAMVRLDMSEYMEKHSVSRLIGAPPGYVGYDEGGALTEAVRRRPYQVVLFDEIEKAHPDVFNVLLQVLDDGRLTDGQGRTVDFRNTLIIMTSNLGSEFLVNQPEGEDTSEVRDLVMGTVRSHFRPEFLNRVDEIILFHRLQKSEMGRIVEIQFARLQKLLEDRKITLSLDGDARDWLAAKGWDPAYGARPLKRVIQRSVQDPLAEMILAGDVKDGDKVAISAEGNVLTFNGKAHRTAEIATFEAPIPKRKLN
- a CDS encoding M23 family metallopeptidase, with translation MNQRTPRGGYGREVGMIDLGHEPPLSVDGSEAAVIDRRRVSVQWFSGTILTGLCGAALIGGAVFASLDGELTFARMPERVESALRGAFGANDRVATLRKSDRLPPPSEATAARNVVRVSTVTRAGSRELIRVRPYVRISGNLSMTTSDLSAKIPAFNAQRLLSDTDNDKAGPGEDPNNPEAVEPDAEVSFVTKDLATVLPKAKIAASVALDEIVMRVRDAANWRGNNGGVRYASLANAAADAAGAQGDLKLSYANDGSSPDPYAGFETRVVPENVTLLPKTKDQITGGNPLGERVHLVKKGDTVASILRDQGATPDEARAIAAQLGPRGRDGGLKEGEKLRILMGPSSPAPGARLQPFRVIVANDTMIEAVAALSDLGKYVAVDAQSMNTVTETADNTNDEEDDGSGVRLYQSIYETAMRNKVPTPVIEDMIRIYSYDVDFQRKVQPGDSFDVFYAGDDDEKPGTNDKSEVLFASLTVGGETKKYYRFLTPDDSVVDYYDETGKSAKKFLVRKPVSNAIMRSGFGGRRHPILGFVKMHTGVDWATAYGTPIFASGNGVLEKVGPEGGYGKYIRIKHNNGYETAYGHMSAFAKGMEPGKRVRQGQVIGFVGSTGQSTGPHVHYEILVNGRFVDPLRVKLPRGRSLEGQIMASFEKERDRVDQMMVGRGNGAPRVSDAGPIQVQSANR